CCGCTATTACCGCGCTGGTGCTGCTCGGCCAGGTCCTTGAGCTTCGGGCTCGAAGCAATACCAGCAGCGCGATCAAAGCGCTGCTTGGATTGGCGCCAAAGACCGCACGCGCGATCAGGCCCGACGGCCGCGAGGAGGACATCGCGCTCGATCGCGTCGTCCCGGGAGATCGCTTGCGCGTGAGGCCGGGCGAAAAAGTCCCTGTCGATGGCGTCGTAGCGGAAGGGACCAGTTCGGTTGACGAATCGATGGTGACCGGCGAGCCAATTCCCGTTGAAAAGAAACCGGGCGACCGCCTGATCGGCGCGACCATCAATGGAACCGGTGGATTCATCATGCGCGCCGAGCGGGTTGGCAGCGACACTCTGCTTGCGCAGATCGTCCGCATGGTGAGTGACGCCCAACGCAGCCGCGCTCCGATTCAGCGGCTCGTCGATATCGTGGCATCGTATTTCGTCCCGGCCGTCGTGCTCTCGGCGGTGATTACTTTCATCGTTTGGGCGATCATCGGCCCGCAGCCGCGGATGGCCTATGCGCTGGTGAACGCGGTCGCGGTTCTGATCATCGCGTGCCCTTGTGCGCTCGGCCTCGCGACTCCCATGTCGATTATGGTTGGCACCGGCCGTGGCGCGACTGCGGGCGTGCTGATCAAGAACGCCGAGGCGCTCGAGATTCTCGAGAAGGTGAACACGCTCGTGGTTGACAAGACGGGGACGCTGACCGAAGGAAAGCCGCGCCTGGTCTCGGTCAGCGCGCTCGACGGGTTCACCGAGGCCGGCGTTTTGCGGCTTGCCGCCAGCCTCGAGCGTGGCAGTGAGCATCCGCTGGCGGTTGCGATTGTCGCAGGCGCTCAAGAGCGCGGGCTGACTCTGGTTTCCTCCGAGGACTTCAAGTCGGTGACCGGCCAGGGCGTGACCGGGCGGATCGAAGGCCGCGCTGTAGCGCTTGGAAATCAGCAGATGATGCGCGCGCTCGGCGTTCCCATCGAGGCTGTTTCTGCTGACGCCGACGCTCAGCGCAACGATGGCCACACCGTGATGTTCGTCGCGATCGACGGCCGTCCTGCCGGACTCATCGGCGTCGCCGATCCAATCAAGGCGTCCACCGCGGAAGCACTTAAGATGTTGCACGATGACGGCGTCAGGATTGTTGTTTTGACCGGCGACAATCGAATCACCGCGTTGGCAGTCGCGAAAAAGCTTGGCATCGATCAGGTCGAGGCAGAGGTGATGCCCGATCAGAAAGCGTCGGTGGTGAAACGATTGCAATCGGAAGGACGCATCGTCGCGATGGCCGGCGACGGTATCAACGACGCACCTGCGCTGGCGCAGGCGCAGGTCGGGATCGCGATGGGGACGGGTACCGACGTCGCGATGGAGAGCGCGGGCGTCACGCTGGTCAGGGGCGATCTGCGCGGCATCGCCAAGGCGCGGCGCTTAAGCCGGGCGACGATGCGAAACATCCGGCAGAATCT
This portion of the Candidatus Binatus sp. genome encodes:
- a CDS encoding heavy metal translocating P-type ATPase, yielding MKVVDPVCGMQVDPANSAGSFEYKGTKYHFCSIRCLEKFKNDPDSFVTPAAPKPAAARSSAPMPVAAGAPLYTCPMHPQIVRSEPGNCPICGMTLEPRVVSAGEEASPELADMTRRFWISAVPAAALILIEMADMIPGRPLQRVMPASLRTWIELALATPVVLWSGSPLFVRGWDSIVNRSLNMFTLIGMGIGVAYGYSLFAAVFPSLFPDSFRGADGTVPVYFEAAAAITALVLLGQVLELRARSNTSSAIKALLGLAPKTARAIRPDGREEDIALDRVVPGDRLRVRPGEKVPVDGVVAEGTSSVDESMVTGEPIPVEKKPGDRLIGATINGTGGFIMRAERVGSDTLLAQIVRMVSDAQRSRAPIQRLVDIVASYFVPAVVLSAVITFIVWAIIGPQPRMAYALVNAVAVLIIACPCALGLATPMSIMVGTGRGATAGVLIKNAEALEILEKVNTLVVDKTGTLTEGKPRLVSVSALDGFTEAGVLRLAASLERGSEHPLAVAIVAGAQERGLTLVSSEDFKSVTGQGVTGRIEGRAVALGNQQMMRALGVPIEAVSADADAQRNDGHTVMFVAIDGRPAGLIGVADPIKASTAEALKMLHDDGVRIVVLTGDNRITALAVAKKLGIDQVEAEVMPDQKASVVKRLQSEGRIVAMAGDGINDAPALAQAQVGIAMGTGTDVAMESAGVTLVRGDLRGIAKARRLSRATMRNIRQNLFFAFFYNVLGIPIAAGVLYPAFGLLLSPIIASAAMSLSSVSVITNALRLRRVSL